One genomic segment of Intestinimonas butyriciproducens includes these proteins:
- a CDS encoding aldo/keto reductase, translating into MDMVTLGRTGITVNKNGFGALPIQRVSREEAARLLRMALDAGITFFDTARFYTDSEEKIGYALSDRRDAFYLATKTAATTAEGFWSDLETSLRNLKTDYIDIYQFHNPAFCPKPGDGSGLYEAMLEARRQGKIRFISITNHRMTLAHEAIRSGLYDTLQFPFCYLATDKDIAVAEACREAGMGFIAMKGLSGGLINNSAAAYAWLAQYEHVLPIWGVQRERELREFLSYIHNPPTLTAALAAVVERDRAQLQGNFCRGCGYCMPCPAGIEINNCARMSLMIRRAPREAQLTPEMQEKMARIEQCLHCNQCARKCPYGLDTPKLLEDNYRDYREILAGKAL; encoded by the coding sequence ATGGATATGGTAACGCTGGGCAGGACCGGCATCACCGTCAACAAAAACGGCTTCGGGGCGCTGCCCATCCAGCGCGTCTCCCGGGAGGAGGCCGCCCGGCTTCTCCGCATGGCGCTGGATGCGGGCATCACCTTCTTCGACACCGCCCGGTTCTATACCGACAGCGAGGAGAAGATCGGCTACGCCCTCTCGGACCGGCGGGACGCGTTCTATCTCGCCACCAAAACGGCGGCCACCACGGCGGAGGGCTTCTGGTCCGACCTGGAGACCAGCCTGCGGAATCTGAAGACCGACTATATCGACATCTATCAGTTCCACAACCCCGCCTTCTGCCCCAAGCCCGGAGACGGCTCCGGGCTCTATGAGGCCATGCTGGAGGCCAGACGGCAGGGCAAGATCCGCTTCATCTCCATCACCAATCACCGCATGACCCTGGCCCATGAGGCCATCCGCTCCGGGCTCTACGACACCCTTCAGTTCCCCTTCTGCTACCTGGCCACGGACAAGGACATCGCGGTGGCGGAGGCCTGCCGGGAGGCGGGCATGGGCTTCATCGCCATGAAGGGGCTCTCCGGCGGGCTCATCAACAACTCCGCCGCCGCCTATGCCTGGCTGGCCCAATATGAGCACGTGCTGCCCATCTGGGGCGTTCAGCGGGAGCGCGAACTGCGGGAGTTCCTCTCCTATATCCACAACCCTCCCACCCTCACGGCGGCGCTCGCCGCCGTGGTGGAGCGGGACCGGGCCCAACTCCAGGGGAATTTCTGCCGGGGCTGCGGCTACTGCATGCCCTGCCCCGCAGGGATCGAGATCAATAACTGTGCCCGGATGTCCCTTATGATCCGCCGGGCCCCCAGAGAGGCCCAGCTCACCCCCGAGATGCAGGAGAAAATGGCCCGTATCGAGCAGTGCCTCCACTGCAATCAGTGCGCCCGAAAGTGCCCCTACGGTTTGGACACCCCCAAGCTTCTGGAGGACAACTATCGGGACTACCGGGAGATCCTGGCGGGCAAGGCGCTGTAG
- a CDS encoding NAD(P)-dependent malic enzyme: protein MDEISQKSLELHYALRGKIEVVSRKHVESREDLSLLYTPGVAQPCREIQADYNKSFDLTRRSNLVAVITDGSAVLGLGDIGPAAGMPVMEGKCALFKEFGGVDAFPICVDTQDVDKLVDTIALISKSFGGINLEDIAAPRCFEVERRLKERCDIPVFHDDQHGTAIVVAAALLNAIKVTGKEMGKVKIVINGAGAAGIAIGKLLIRMGFGNVVMCDINGVICEGDPGLNPGQEEISHISNLAHEHGTLADALRGADAFIGVSRPGLVTAEMVRTMRRGIVFPMANPVPEIMPEEARRGGAAVIGTGRSDFPNQINNVLVFPGIFKGALMVRATDITEGMKVRAARALAALIPEEQLSPDYIIPSVLDKSVADAVAKAVADEAREQGIARIG, encoded by the coding sequence ATGGATGAAATCAGCCAAAAGTCTCTGGAGCTGCATTACGCCCTCCGGGGCAAGATCGAGGTGGTCTCCCGCAAGCATGTGGAGAGCCGGGAGGACCTGTCCCTTCTGTACACACCCGGCGTGGCCCAGCCCTGCCGGGAGATCCAGGCCGACTACAACAAATCCTTTGACCTGACCCGCCGGAGCAATCTGGTGGCCGTCATCACCGACGGCTCCGCCGTGCTGGGTCTGGGCGACATAGGTCCGGCCGCCGGCATGCCGGTGATGGAGGGCAAGTGCGCCCTTTTCAAGGAGTTCGGCGGCGTGGACGCCTTTCCCATCTGCGTGGATACCCAAGACGTGGACAAGCTGGTGGACACCATCGCCCTCATCTCCAAGAGCTTCGGCGGCATCAACCTGGAGGACATCGCCGCCCCCCGCTGCTTTGAGGTGGAGCGGCGGCTGAAGGAGCGCTGCGACATCCCCGTGTTCCACGACGACCAGCACGGCACCGCCATCGTGGTGGCAGCCGCCCTGCTCAACGCCATCAAGGTCACCGGGAAGGAGATGGGCAAGGTCAAGATCGTCATCAACGGCGCCGGCGCCGCAGGCATCGCCATCGGAAAGCTGCTCATCCGGATGGGCTTCGGCAACGTGGTGATGTGCGACATCAACGGCGTCATCTGCGAGGGAGACCCGGGACTCAACCCCGGCCAGGAGGAAATCTCCCACATCTCCAATCTGGCGCATGAGCACGGCACCCTGGCTGACGCCCTCAGGGGCGCCGACGCCTTCATCGGCGTGTCCCGGCCCGGCCTGGTCACCGCGGAGATGGTGCGTACCATGCGCCGCGGCATCGTGTTCCCCATGGCCAACCCCGTACCGGAGATCATGCCGGAGGAGGCCCGCAGGGGCGGCGCGGCGGTCATCGGCACCGGACGGAGCGACTTCCCCAACCAGATCAACAACGTGCTGGTGTTCCCCGGCATCTTCAAGGGGGCCCTCATGGTGCGGGCCACCGACATCACCGAGGGCATGAAGGTCCGGGCCGCCCGCGCCTTGGCCGCCCTTATCCCGGAGGAGCAACTCTCTCCGGACTACATCATTCCCTCGGTCCTGGACAAGTCCGTCGCCGACGCCGTGGCCAAGGCGGTGGCCGACGAGGCCAGAGAGCAGGGCATCGCCAGAATCGGATAA
- the fumC gene encoding class II fumarate hydratase, whose product MGDYRIERDSMGEMKVPADRYWGAQTQRSYQNFRIGTERMPLEIIHAFGVLKRAAAMANHRLGRLDDARFQAVCAACDEVTAHKLDDHFPLVVWQTGSGTQSNMNVNEVVANRGNELAGERLLHPNDHVNMSQSSNDTFPTAMHIAAAVEIEDRLFPALDALTATLRRLEAENADVVKSGRTHLQDAVPITLGQEVSGWRASLERDRTMLEAALPGLHELALGGTAVGTGLNAPAGFAEEVARAVSELTGKDFVTAPNKFHALTSKDELVFAHGGLKALAADLMKIANDVRWLASGPRCGLGEIRIPENEPGSSIMPGKVNPTQCEAVTMVAVQVMANDTAVGMAASQGNFELNVFMPVCIYNFLQSVRLLADCMDSFNDNCAAGITADREKCRHNLHNSLMLVTALNPYIGYDNAAKTAKLAHSENISLKDACVKLGFLTPEKFDEVFHPEEMV is encoded by the coding sequence ATGGGAGATTACCGCATAGAACGGGACAGCATGGGGGAGATGAAGGTGCCGGCAGACCGGTACTGGGGGGCCCAGACCCAGCGAAGCTACCAGAACTTCAGGATCGGGACGGAGCGGATGCCGCTGGAGATCATTCACGCCTTCGGTGTTTTGAAAAGGGCCGCCGCTATGGCCAATCACCGGCTGGGACGGCTGGATGACGCCAGATTTCAGGCTGTCTGCGCCGCCTGCGACGAGGTGACCGCCCACAAGCTGGACGACCATTTTCCCCTGGTGGTGTGGCAGACCGGCTCCGGAACCCAGAGCAACATGAACGTCAACGAGGTGGTGGCTAACCGCGGCAACGAGCTGGCAGGAGAACGGCTGCTCCACCCCAACGACCACGTAAACATGTCCCAGAGTTCCAACGACACCTTTCCCACCGCCATGCACATCGCGGCGGCGGTGGAGATCGAGGACCGGCTCTTCCCCGCGCTGGACGCCCTGACCGCCACGCTGCGGCGGCTGGAGGCGGAGAATGCCGACGTGGTGAAATCGGGGCGCACCCATCTCCAGGACGCGGTGCCCATCACACTGGGCCAGGAGGTGAGCGGCTGGCGCGCCTCCCTGGAGCGGGACCGGACCATGCTGGAGGCGGCTCTGCCCGGGCTCCATGAGCTGGCCCTGGGCGGCACTGCGGTGGGGACGGGCCTCAACGCCCCCGCCGGCTTTGCCGAGGAGGTGGCCCGGGCGGTGAGCGAGCTCACTGGAAAGGACTTCGTGACCGCCCCCAACAAATTCCACGCGCTCACCAGCAAGGATGAGCTGGTATTTGCCCACGGGGGGCTCAAGGCCCTGGCCGCCGACCTCATGAAGATCGCCAACGACGTGCGCTGGCTTGCCTCCGGCCCCCGGTGCGGCCTGGGTGAGATCCGTATTCCGGAAAACGAGCCCGGCTCTTCCATCATGCCGGGCAAGGTGAACCCCACCCAGTGCGAGGCGGTGACCATGGTCGCCGTCCAGGTCATGGCCAACGACACGGCCGTGGGTATGGCGGCCAGCCAGGGCAACTTCGAGCTCAATGTGTTCATGCCCGTGTGCATCTATAATTTTCTCCAGTCCGTGCGCCTGCTGGCCGACTGTATGGACTCGTTCAACGACAACTGTGCCGCCGGCATCACCGCCGACCGGGAGAAGTGCCGCCACAACCTTCACAACTCCCTCATGCTGGTGACCGCCCTCAATCCTTATATCGGCTACGACAACGCGGCCAAAACCGCCAAGCTGGCCCACAGCGAGAACATCTCCCTAAAGGATGCCTGCGTGAAGCTGGGCTTCCTGACCCCTGAAAAATTTGACGAGGTCTTCCATCCGGAAGAGATGGTGTGA
- a CDS encoding TetR family transcriptional regulator, with product MKRERERTAEREDLRQRRTKKFLVHALLALMEERPFQELSVVDICERAMVHRTTFYAHFEDKYALLRYAIGELQQEFEMTEEQEGRCTGERDYFLAVFRNALTFLRDHRKLYLSGITGGGAALQLLEDAVVEKMCGRVRMMGRRGASVQDELSARFCAGGILSMVRWWVVQDDPVDESCLAECLERFLPEEGGVPCKRRDRKM from the coding sequence GTGAAACGGGAAAGGGAACGGACGGCGGAGCGGGAGGACCTGCGGCAGCGGAGGACCAAAAAGTTTTTGGTGCACGCGCTGCTGGCGCTGATGGAGGAGCGGCCGTTCCAGGAACTGTCGGTGGTGGATATCTGTGAGCGGGCCATGGTCCACCGCACGACCTTTTACGCCCACTTTGAGGATAAGTATGCCCTCCTGCGCTATGCCATCGGAGAGCTCCAGCAGGAATTTGAGATGACGGAGGAGCAGGAGGGCCGCTGTACCGGCGAGCGGGACTACTTCCTGGCGGTATTCCGCAACGCGCTCACCTTCCTCAGGGACCACCGGAAACTCTACCTCTCCGGCATCACGGGGGGCGGAGCCGCGCTGCAATTGCTGGAGGACGCGGTGGTGGAGAAGATGTGCGGCCGGGTGCGGATGATGGGAAGGAGGGGAGCCTCGGTACAGGACGAGCTCTCCGCCCGCTTCTGTGCCGGTGGGATCCTGTCCATGGTGCGCTGGTGGGTGGTGCAGGACGATCCGGTGGATGAGAGCTGCCTGGCGGAGTGCCTGGAGCGTTTTTTGCCTGAAGAGGGGGGAGTTCCATGCAAGAGAAGAGATCGGAAAATGTGA
- a CDS encoding efflux RND transporter permease subunit gives MQEKRSENVMTRLSRFIVDKRKAFFMVFLVASVFCVGSIDKVEVNDDITSYLPAETETRRGLDLMEQEFITLASADVMVDNITYQRAEALSGKLADIPGVSEVAFDDTSDHYRGAAALFSVTFDGEADDPAAEEAVEKIRTILADYDAYLSTEVGRDTSADLQREMGIILMIAAVVIVVVLLFTSKSYMEVPVYLIVFVVAAILNMGTNYWFGTISFITNAIAVVLQLALAIDYAIIFCHRYMEERDNGLAAREADITALSKAIVEISSSSLTTISGLVALMLMQLRIGFDMGIVLAKGIIFSMISVFLLMPGLLMLFNRPIERTRHRNLVPKIDFWGRAVVKLRYVLPPVFLAVVIACVFFSNRCEYVFSADSADFDNKPDWQIADEKVHDTFGEKNTIAVLVPRGDYDKEGKVLRRVEDLDNVTAATGLANIEVEDGRYLTDRMTPRQFAELAGVDVELSRLLFQAYGLSNEEYGAVFQAPDDYAVPLVDVFEFLCEQKDKGVVKLTDDQEEKVDDLQETLDQGLEQLRGEHWSRLVFTADVPEEGEETYVLLDQIRAIAGSYYGDDVVLVGNSTNARDLSESFGQDNLKISVLTALFVMVILLFTFKSAGLPVLLVLTIQGSIWINFSFPYLTGTNLFFLSYLVVSSIQMGATIDYAIVITNRYMELKNYYKDRKQAAVEALSQSFPTILTSGSVMSVAGFLIAEISTDATIGSVGLALGRGTVTSIILVMTVLPQMLMLGDVIIEKTAITLNRNRKQRFHNGVMRVDGHLRGHVSGFVDGEFKGVLRGSVDALIESKYQELELEDEEESRHAEK, from the coding sequence ATGCAAGAGAAGAGATCGGAAAATGTGATGACGAGGCTGTCGCGTTTCATCGTCGACAAGCGGAAAGCGTTTTTCATGGTGTTCCTGGTGGCGTCGGTGTTCTGCGTCGGCTCTATCGACAAGGTAGAGGTAAACGACGACATTACCTCCTATCTTCCGGCCGAGACCGAGACCCGCCGGGGCCTTGACCTGATGGAGCAGGAATTCATCACGCTGGCAAGCGCCGACGTCATGGTGGACAACATTACATACCAGCGGGCGGAGGCGCTCTCGGGGAAGCTGGCGGATATTCCGGGCGTCTCCGAGGTGGCTTTTGACGATACCAGTGACCATTATCGGGGCGCGGCCGCCCTCTTCTCCGTCACCTTCGACGGGGAGGCCGACGATCCGGCGGCGGAGGAGGCCGTCGAAAAGATCCGGACGATACTGGCGGACTATGACGCCTACCTCTCCACCGAGGTGGGACGGGACACCTCCGCCGATCTCCAGCGGGAGATGGGCATCATCCTCATGATCGCCGCCGTAGTCATTGTGGTGGTCCTCCTCTTCACCTCCAAGAGCTATATGGAGGTACCTGTCTACCTCATCGTTTTTGTGGTGGCCGCCATCCTCAACATGGGCACCAACTACTGGTTCGGCACCATCTCCTTCATCACAAACGCCATCGCCGTGGTACTCCAACTGGCCCTGGCCATCGACTATGCCATCATCTTCTGTCACCGCTACATGGAGGAGCGGGACAACGGCCTGGCGGCGCGGGAAGCCGATATCACCGCCCTCTCCAAGGCCATTGTAGAGATCTCCTCCTCCAGCCTCACCACCATATCCGGACTGGTGGCCCTGATGCTCATGCAGCTGCGGATTGGCTTTGATATGGGTATCGTTCTAGCCAAAGGCATCATATTTTCCATGATCTCTGTATTTCTCCTGATGCCCGGCCTGCTGATGCTCTTCAACCGGCCCATTGAGCGTACCCGCCACCGGAATCTGGTACCCAAGATCGACTTCTGGGGCCGGGCGGTGGTGAAGCTCCGGTATGTCCTCCCGCCGGTCTTTCTGGCGGTGGTGATCGCTTGTGTGTTCTTTTCCAACCGGTGTGAATATGTCTTTTCGGCCGACTCCGCGGATTTTGACAACAAGCCGGATTGGCAGATCGCCGACGAGAAGGTCCATGATACCTTTGGGGAAAAGAACACCATCGCCGTGCTGGTCCCCAGGGGAGACTATGATAAGGAGGGGAAGGTCCTCCGCAGGGTGGAGGATCTGGACAATGTCACCGCCGCCACCGGCCTTGCCAACATCGAGGTGGAGGACGGGCGCTATCTCACGGACAGGATGACGCCCAGGCAGTTTGCGGAACTGGCCGGAGTGGATGTGGAGCTCTCCAGGCTCCTCTTCCAGGCTTATGGCCTTTCCAACGAGGAGTACGGCGCCGTCTTTCAGGCCCCGGACGACTACGCCGTGCCTCTGGTGGATGTATTTGAGTTCCTCTGTGAGCAGAAGGACAAAGGCGTGGTAAAGCTCACCGACGACCAGGAGGAGAAGGTGGACGATCTCCAGGAAACCCTGGACCAGGGCCTGGAGCAGCTCCGGGGCGAGCACTGGTCCCGGCTGGTCTTTACCGCCGATGTGCCCGAGGAGGGAGAGGAGACCTATGTCCTGCTGGACCAGATCCGCGCCATCGCAGGCAGCTACTACGGAGATGATGTGGTGTTGGTGGGCAACTCCACCAACGCCCGGGACCTGTCGGAATCCTTCGGGCAGGACAACTTGAAGATCAGCGTCCTCACAGCCCTCTTCGTCATGGTGATCCTGCTGTTCACCTTCAAGTCCGCTGGGCTCCCTGTGCTGCTGGTGCTCACCATCCAGGGCTCTATCTGGATCAACTTCTCCTTTCCCTATCTCACAGGGACCAACCTGTTCTTCCTGAGTTACCTGGTGGTCTCCTCCATCCAGATGGGCGCCACCATTGACTATGCTATTGTAATAACAAATCGTTATATGGAATTGAAAAATTATTATAAGGATCGAAAACAGGCGGCTGTAGAGGCGCTGAGCCAGAGTTTTCCTACCATTCTCACCTCGGGCAGCGTCATGTCGGTGGCGGGGTTTCTCATTGCCGAGATCTCCACCGACGCCACCATCGGCTCCGTGGGGCTGGCTCTGGGCCGGGGCACCGTGACCTCCATCATTCTGGTCATGACGGTGCTGCCCCAGATGCTGATGCTGGGCGATGTGATCATCGAAAAGACCGCCATTACCCTCAACCGCAACCGGAAACAACGATTCCACAACGGCGTCATGCGGGTGGACGGACACCTCCGGGGACATGTCTCCGGCTTCGTGGACGGGGAGTTCAAGGGCGTCCTGCGGGGCAGTGTGGATGCCCTGATCGAGAGCAAGTATCAGGAGCTGGAGCTGGAAGACGAGGAGGAGAGCAGGCATGCGGAAAAGTAA
- a CDS encoding peptidase, whose product MRKSKRIISLLTALCLTLGLCPASAAEGRTVSVGTARELIALSKSCTLDTWSQGLTVELTADIDLGNAAFRPIPIFCGVFEGNGHRISGLRVTGKGSDQGLFRYLKEEAVVRNLELEGEILPEGTKSGLGLLCGRNEGTVTGVTVSGTVSGEEDVGGLVGVNEATGVLRQCENQAQITGVTHIGGIAGRNEGTIEACINRGAIDPDANDDAQDTGGIAGRSSGTITGSVNHGEIGYPHTGYNVGGIAGRQNGSVVGCENYGSIWGRKDVGGIVGQFEPYTVLTYGEDPMQRLDDELSRLSGLMTRLTDQISGYSGDAVDDLKAVSGAMDAIRETAHTAGTDGREDAQAAGEAIYDSAQIINGALGTLLDHTETFAAAADRDLTELGDAMDALRDCLDKGFTAMDSAAYEARLTLDAQVRDMEVQAGRISAAIEEIGAYFDALDGVVRAAGSLLNGGTLEALEDAVEELKRHDVERALTSIGTSLREISGDVTALRENLGDALDDFGDAADDTWEEADAALDRVSGAADGLQSACKGFSDAAIGELRTVNSAVDAIEDMLRQWLGALSGKGGNAADQIDEQLQLIGDRVDRLTDGAASANRDLHDTTGDILSQLDSVRSAITDLGSTPEKTVDDVSDSVEQEGEQGRVISCANHGEVTGDANVGGVAGILATELGLDPEEDLDIQNDKLLSDTTAYIKATVRDCRNAGAVTAKNDCAGGIIGRGEVGAVLDCRNTGDVETASGGQCGGVAGLSRTVIRRSYALCSLTGNDKVGGVAGEGHDIRECYTMVSVTGGGERFGAVAGMADGEVERNYFVRESLAGIDGVDYAGKAEPMDYEDFAAVPGMPEEFLGFRITFLVDGAAIKTLAVPYGGDLDPESIPEVPRREGVYGAWEDFSQENITRSRTVEAVYSDWITTISTGEEQPVLLLEGAFAPGARLEAEDWTPGAGKLLEGYRLAAGYTFSVEDRGQAEPQGGYTVRVRVPDAKGEVCVAVWQDGALRLAEARQEGSYLSFPMEREGSFAVLTRPGVPSPWLFAASAAVLAALLVLLRHKKKDRSKAAV is encoded by the coding sequence ATGCGGAAAAGTAAACGGATCATTTCCCTCCTGACGGCGCTTTGCCTGACGTTGGGACTGTGCCCCGCCTCCGCCGCGGAGGGGCGGACGGTCTCCGTGGGTACGGCGCGGGAGCTGATCGCACTGTCTAAAAGCTGCACGCTGGACACCTGGAGCCAGGGGCTCACCGTAGAGCTCACGGCGGACATCGACCTGGGAAACGCCGCATTCCGGCCCATTCCCATCTTTTGCGGCGTCTTTGAGGGGAACGGACACCGCATCAGCGGCCTGCGGGTCACGGGCAAGGGGTCCGACCAGGGCCTGTTCCGCTACCTCAAAGAGGAGGCGGTGGTCCGGAATCTGGAGCTGGAAGGGGAGATCCTGCCCGAGGGCACCAAGAGCGGGCTGGGCCTTCTGTGCGGGCGGAACGAGGGCACGGTGACCGGCGTGACCGTCTCCGGTACGGTCTCCGGCGAGGAGGATGTGGGCGGTCTGGTGGGGGTCAACGAGGCCACCGGCGTGTTGCGGCAGTGTGAAAATCAGGCTCAGATCACCGGTGTGACCCACATCGGCGGCATTGCAGGGCGCAATGAGGGGACCATCGAAGCCTGCATCAACCGGGGCGCGATTGATCCGGACGCCAATGACGATGCCCAGGACACAGGCGGCATTGCGGGCCGCTCTTCCGGTACCATCACCGGCTCGGTCAATCACGGGGAGATCGGCTATCCTCACACCGGCTACAATGTGGGCGGTATCGCCGGGCGGCAGAACGGCAGTGTGGTGGGCTGTGAGAATTACGGCTCCATTTGGGGGCGCAAGGACGTGGGCGGTATCGTGGGACAGTTCGAGCCCTATACTGTCCTGACCTATGGGGAGGACCCCATGCAGAGACTGGACGACGAGCTCTCCCGGCTCTCCGGCCTCATGACCCGCCTCACCGACCAGATCAGCGGCTACAGCGGGGACGCCGTGGACGACCTGAAGGCCGTCAGCGGCGCCATGGACGCCATTCGGGAGACCGCCCATACCGCAGGGACCGACGGCAGGGAGGACGCCCAGGCGGCTGGAGAGGCGATCTACGACTCGGCTCAGATCATCAACGGGGCGCTGGGGACACTTCTGGACCATACGGAGACCTTCGCCGCGGCGGCGGACCGGGATCTCACCGAGCTGGGCGACGCCATGGACGCGCTCCGTGACTGCCTGGACAAGGGCTTTACCGCTATGGACAGCGCGGCCTATGAGGCGCGGCTCACACTGGATGCCCAGGTCAGGGATATGGAAGTTCAGGCCGGACGCATCAGCGCGGCCATCGAGGAGATCGGCGCCTACTTTGACGCCCTGGATGGGGTGGTGCGGGCCGCGGGAAGTCTGCTGAACGGCGGCACACTGGAGGCGCTGGAGGACGCTGTGGAGGAGTTGAAGCGCCACGATGTGGAGCGTGCGCTGACCTCCATTGGGACATCGCTCCGGGAGATCAGCGGGGATGTGACCGCACTGCGGGAAAATCTGGGCGACGCCCTGGACGACTTCGGCGACGCGGCGGACGACACGTGGGAGGAGGCCGACGCGGCCCTGGATCGGGTGTCGGGGGCGGCAGACGGGCTCCAAAGCGCCTGCAAAGGGTTCAGCGACGCCGCCATTGGAGAGCTGCGCACCGTCAACAGCGCCGTGGATGCCATTGAGGATATGCTTCGGCAGTGGCTGGGGGCGCTGAGCGGAAAGGGTGGAAATGCGGCCGATCAGATCGACGAGCAGCTCCAATTGATTGGAGACCGGGTGGACCGGCTCACCGACGGCGCGGCCTCCGCCAACCGGGACCTCCACGATACCACCGGGGATATCCTCAGCCAACTGGACAGTGTCCGCTCTGCCATCACCGATCTGGGTTCCACGCCGGAAAAGACGGTGGATGATGTGTCCGACAGCGTGGAGCAGGAGGGGGAGCAGGGCAGGGTCATCTCCTGTGCTAACCACGGTGAAGTGACCGGCGACGCCAACGTGGGCGGTGTAGCCGGTATTCTGGCCACTGAGCTGGGTCTAGACCCGGAAGAGGACCTGGACATCCAGAACGACAAGCTCCTCTCGGACACCACTGCCTATATCAAAGCTACGGTACGGGACTGCCGCAACGCCGGCGCGGTCACAGCGAAAAACGATTGCGCCGGAGGGATCATCGGCCGGGGCGAGGTGGGCGCCGTGCTGGACTGTCGGAACACCGGGGATGTAGAGACCGCCTCGGGAGGCCAGTGCGGCGGAGTGGCCGGACTCTCCCGCACGGTCATCCGCCGGAGCTATGCCCTGTGTTCCCTTACGGGAAACGACAAGGTGGGCGGCGTGGCCGGAGAGGGGCATGATATCCGGGAGTGCTATACCATGGTGTCTGTCACCGGCGGTGGAGAACGGTTCGGGGCCGTGGCGGGCATGGCGGACGGCGAGGTGGAACGAAACTATTTTGTTCGGGAATCCCTGGCGGGCATCGATGGCGTGGACTATGCGGGAAAGGCGGAACCCATGGACTATGAGGACTTTGCCGCAGTGCCCGGTATGCCGGAGGAATTCCTGGGCTTCCGCATTACGTTTCTGGTGGATGGAGCGGCCATCAAGACCTTGGCGGTCCCCTACGGTGGAGATCTGGACCCGGAGTCCATTCCGGAGGTCCCGCGGAGGGAGGGCGTCTATGGGGCATGGGAGGATTTCTCCCAGGAGAATATCACTCGCAGCCGGACGGTGGAGGCGGTGTACAGCGATTGGATCACCACGATTTCCACCGGAGAGGAACAGCCCGTGCTGCTGCTGGAGGGAGCGTTTGCCCCCGGAGCCAGGCTGGAGGCGGAGGACTGGACGCCGGGAGCGGGCAAACTTCTGGAGGGATATCGGTTGGCGGCCGGATATACCTTCTCGGTGGAGGACAGGGGGCAGGCAGAGCCCCAAGGCGGTTATACCGTCCGTGTCCGGGTCCCGGACGCCAAGGGAGAGGTGTGCGTGGCCGTCTGGCAGGACGGCGCGTTGCGGCTCGCGGAGGCCCGGCAAGAGGGGAGCTACCTCAGCTTTCCTATGGAGCGCGAGGGCTCCTTTGCGGTGCTGACAAGGCCTGGCGTCCCCTCTCCCTGGCTCTTTGCGGCGTCCGCCGCGGTACTGGCAGCCCTGCTGGTGTTGCTCCGGCACAAAAAAAAGGACCGCAGCAAGGCGGCAGTATAG